The proteins below are encoded in one region of Eulemur rufifrons isolate Redbay chromosome 2, OSU_ERuf_1, whole genome shotgun sequence:
- the MOB3A gene encoding MOB kinase activator 3A: protein MSNPFLKQVFNKDKTFRPKRKFEPGTQRFELHKKAQASLNAGLDLRLAVQLPPGEDLNDWVAVHVVDFFNRVNLIYGTISDGCTEESCPVMSGGPKYEYRWQDEHRFRKPTALSAPRYMDLLMDWIEVQINNEDLFPTNVGTPFPKNFLQAVRKILSRLFRVFVHVYIHHFDRIAQMGSEAHVNTCYKHFYYFVREFGLIDTKELEPLKEMTARMCH, encoded by the exons ATGTCCAACCCTTTCCTGAAGCAAGTCTTCAACAAGGACAAGACGTTCCGCCCGAAGCGCAAGTTCGAGCCGGGCACCCAGCGCTTCGAGCTGCACAAGAAGGCGCAGGCGTCGCTGAACGCGGGTCTGGACCTGAGGCTGGCGGTGCAGCTGCCCCCAGGCGAGGACCTCAACGACTGGGTGGCCGTGCATGTGGTGGACTTCTTCAACCGCGTCAACCTCATCTACGGCACCATCAGTGACGGCTGCACAGAGGAGTCCTGCCCGGTCATGTCGGGGGGCCCCAAGTATGAGTACCGCTGGCAGGACGAGCACAGGTTCCGCAAGCCCACGGCACTGTCCGCGCCACGGTACATGGACCTGCTCATGGACTGGATCGAGGTGCAGATCAACAACGAGGACCTGTTCCCCACAAACGTCG gcACTCCCTTCCCCAAGAACTTCCTGCAGGCCGTGCGGAAGATCCTGTCTCGGCTGTTCCGCGTGTTCGTGCACGTCTACATCCACCACTTCGACCGCATCGCGCAGATGGGCTCCGAGGCCCACGTGAACACCTGCTACAAGCACTTCTACTACTTCGTCAGGGAGTTCGGCCTCATCGACACCAAGGAGCTGGAGCCGCTG AAAGAAATGACTGCTCGGATGTGCCACTAA